In Plasmodium coatneyi strain Hackeri chromosome 4, complete sequence, the genomic window CGTTTTCACCACCTTGCACTACTCCACCCTTACAATCTACAGTTCCTGTCTTACCTGGCTGAACTGAGGGAGTTGGACTGTCTTTAGAAGGTTCCGCTGGTGCAGATGCTGGTGGGGACTTTGCTGGTTCTGACTCACCTGATGATTCAGACCTACCTCGACGTTCTGTTGATGATGTTGTTGGTGGTTTAGTAGCAGCAGGTTTTGGACATATGTCAGTTATTGCTTTCAGAACTTGTTTAACTTTTGGTTCCATGTTCTGCTTTGGATCCAGCATCTCGTcgaatcttttttttattgtatccCCGTCTGATTTCTGTATTTTGCAATCTTTATAGCTATTATCCTGAGTGCACAAAGGACACAAATCACCTTCAGTCTTGCATGGGGATATGTCCTTCTTAATTTTATCACTCTGCTGAAAGGCATGAGTTATGCCTTTTTCTATGTCAGCCTTCTTGTTGGCTGAACATTTGGTTTCCATTTCATCAGCGAATATATTCAATAACATACAAGAGAAAGTTCGGTGGAATATGAGGTTATCGTCTATCTTCTGTTGATCCGTCCCGTCTGTTCCCTTtggaattttatatatatgttttaatccTTTAACAATGTATTCACATGCCTTCTTCTGTGCTTCATTCAGTGTAGTGTTCTTCTCATCAGTGCTATTGCAATGAGCATCGATGGTTTCGTCTTTCGCCGCCACTATTTTCTCAAACAGTTCATTCAATCTGTTCTTAACATCGGCGTCCCAGAAGAGATCCTACATACAAGAAAAAGatggaacacatatatatctatatatatacatatatatacgctcaatatatatatagtcaCAACATGTGGTTTTGTAGTTCCCGAATATAAGGGcgtataatatatgcacacactaTCCACTCATTAGTCTTTTGCCTTCAGCTACAGTGTGAAACAGTGTTCCTTACCCAGTCTTGATACGTTCCATTGTATTTCCTGTTTTCACCCCACCTATAGTATATACACTTTACACGATCACATAAGTTATTGTTCTTATTTATATCATTTATAGCATTCACAGCTTCCTTTACTTTTGGTTCCGTCTTTTGACTTGTGTCTAGCAGAtcatccacttttttttctacattatCTTTGTTCTCTTGGCAGTTACTATTTTTATCCCATAGGTCATTATCCACGCTTAGTTCGCACTTTGCATAGCTCGTGTCCCTTGTGCAAGGCACACAATCACCACCTTtaccattcttcttttcttcacaccAATTATCCCTGttcttatttccttcattgaacatgtcttttatttcttcttctaagATGGGACAGACTTGTCCCTTTGTTTTCTCTATGAGGAGATCTGCATATGCGTTTAGGAATAGGCAATACATGGTTTGATCTGTTAGTCTAAAATTCCTTGCtttcttcttgttcttcTCTTTCGTATTCTCCTTAACTTCATAAATGTACTTTAACCCAGAAAATATGTATTgacatgtttttttccctgctgCATTCAGTGTAGTGGTCTTTCCATCAGAGGATTTGCACAGTGAATCCATGGCTGCGGCTCCCGCCAACATTTTTTCAGATATTCCCTTCAGCCTATTTTTCGCATCCGTAttccaaaatgtgcactatgaaaggatgaggaagggaaaacaaaaaagaagcatggaatacacatacatatatatatatacacataactATATGTAGGCATACATACGTGTATATAATTTACAGATGCCCCTCTCCGTTGTTTTACGTATAAGACTCACACGGTACactgaaataaaaagttgaCCACAGTGCATATCATTGTTTACTTACCCAGGTCTGCTTGTTTTCGGTGGGACCTATTCTGTCCTCGAACCAATTATGTGCTATGCACTCCAAACGTTGACATAAGGTTTTATCCTTCTGGGTGCAATCTCTGcctatggaggaagaaaaaaaaaaagaagaagaaagggggaaaagggtGGGGGTAAGGGACAGAAGATATATGAACTGTCTTGCGCATGATAATGGAGTGGTATCGTATGTTTATAGGTTCGTTAATTATTGTATGTTCGCTTCCGTTGTTATTCTTATTGTCCGGTTCGACCCCTTGTCCGATTTcatcccccttgtccggttaaCCCCCTGTCCGGTCCGCTTCAGTGATGGTAGgttcgagaaaaaaaatgatttcgCTTACATATGCTCTTCAGAGTTCGTTTTACTCTGCTATCCTTCTCAAGtaattcttccacttttttttgtacattctcTTTGTTCTCTTGGCAATtagatttttcttcccatagGTTTTTCTCCACGCTTAATGTGCAATTTTTATAGTTTGGGTCTCTTGCGCATAGTATACAATTAGAATCTTTCTGGCATGCAGTTCctttcttaatttcttcattcttattAAAGGCATGGTTTATACCATTCTTTACATCACATttaggtgttttttttttcgcctcttCTTCCAATTTATCTGCATAAGCATTTAATAGAATGCAGCCCATAGTTCGATCAAATTGTTGGTTATTCTTCTGTTGTTCCGGGGTTCCATGTTTCTgagaattatatatatgttttaaccCTTTAACAATGTATTCACAAGCTTTCCTGTTTGCTTCCCTATGTTGTGTACCATCTGTCTTCCCAACGTCTTTGCATATACCGTCGTCTCCCGTTTTATCATGGGTCATAGCAGTAGACAGGCCCTCTAATACTTTTCCAACGTCGTTCGGCccccaaaatgtacactaCAGAAAAGGcaaggaagaatggaatatatatgtatatgtagataAAGTGAATACATGCtttattgttgttcctcccccttttccttcatatgtATAAGGTACAAGCTCCACTGAAATAATCCTGAGTGTCATGAATATTAGTGCTTCTTACCCAGTCTTGCTTCGAACCTCCGCCTCCTCCTATTCTGTTTTTAAACCATTTCTTAGTTACACAATTTGCACGTTCACATAATTTATCTTTAGTCTTACAGTCCTCATCTACAAAGAAAGGAAGCCGGGAAGAAAAGAGTGAGTGAAGACATGAATTATAGGATagattcattcttttcttctacattgccctttttttttctttccttccttttccattctcctttctttctccttctttccctttgctttcttttctttccttccttctcttccttctcttccttcttttcctttccttttctttctttctttcttttcttccttttttatatcctCCCTTCAGGAGGATAATGGAATATGGCCCACCACCCACCCCATCCATCTTATCATTCGTCTATCCCCTCCACATTTTCTACCAtcggttccttcccccttgtccacttCACCCCTTTGTCCGGTTGGACCGGAGTTGTCCGGCTGTCCCCCCtgtccggtttcctttccccccttgtccggttcaACCCCTGTTCAGTTCACCCCCTATTCAGTTGGACCCGGGTTGTCCAGtgctttcccccttgtccggttcctTTCCACCTTGTCCAGTTAACCCCTTCTCCGGTTTGACCCCGGTTGTCCAGTTCAtcccttgtccggtttcctttcccccttctccGGTTGGACCCGGGTTGTCCGGTTTCCATCCTCCCTTGTCcagtttccttcccccccttgtccgCTTATCCCCCTTGTCCAATTCACCCCCCCTGTCCAGTTCACCCCCTTTTCCGGTTCATCCCCCACGTCcgattttcttccttttaagcCCTTCTCTTtgaacccttccttcaaGCTCCCCCTTACTCAGaactcctctttctttttcttctgtttccttttcttctttaaattctttaaattttttcttttctctttcgttctcttttatataatatttttaataatattactTACCTGGGGCAGATGGTGCTGGTGCAGCCTTCGCTGCCATTTTCTCTTGAGccttttgaattttttcgtCCCatattttacttattttccTCAATATTTCTACTGTACCCTTATCGACGCCTACTTCCTTTAACACATTTACTAATTCGTCCTTTGGCAAGTTATCAGTATTATTAACTAACTCCTTCAAATGTTCTTCACTATCTACcccaaatattttctttattctttcttccttttcttttttgtgtttatCCTGGGTCTCCTGGGCACTCTTATCTTGTGGACAACTTTTGCCTTCATTCATTATTCTCGTTATTCCTTCCATGagatttgtatttttctttgccCAGTCTTCTATTTCTTGCCAAATATATCTTTGACCAATTCTTAAATCATTAAACTCTAATCCTTCACATTTCGTATGTCCTCCCTTCCCTCCACTTAACTTCATTACGGCTTCCTCAGATTGTAGGACATCTTCTTCTACTTTCCCTAAACTACAGTGGCTTCCGAACCATTTTATCATACTTACTCTTCCTACTACACACCTAAAATAGGCCTTCATCTTCTTTTCATATTCCtcatcttttatttcttccaaaGGTTTCAAACTATGGTATGGTCCAATTTTTACTCCAtctatatataataacattttcaCTAGAGCTTTACATAAATTCTTGTCCCTGTTGGTTCTAGTCCCTTGTTCCCCTGTTACCTCCCCTGAACATAGTTGATTTAACATTGAAAGATCAGGGTTTATGGCTTTAACCATTTCGTCCAATATGGCCCTCACATCATCCCATATTTTGTGCTGCGAGTAGGGGAACCAATTTTTTCCCGTATATATTAGGTTcctatataaatatttttatacattaaTCTGCACAGCATATAATATAATCCATGCACTAGTCCCATTTTATATGGGAATTTAAGTGTATTACATAATCCCCCAAACTCCTtaatttcttcacttttatcCATTCCACCAAGAATTCGGAGAAATATTTGAACTCCATGATGTCCTTTCTTCTCCAATATAGTTCACTGTTCTACTGGAATATTATGAACTCCATGttgacaaccttccttcattattatatgaTTCATTGTTATATTAAGGAATTATACATTACAAAGAATTTTATGAATTCGTCCATGAAAGGTTCCTTTTaacattctttcttccctgtccacagtta contains:
- a CDS encoding SICA antigen; this translates as MEFKYFSEFLVEWIKVKKLRSLGDYHKIWDDVRAILDEMVKAINPDLSMLNQLCSGEVTGEQGTRTNRDKNLCKALVKMLLYIDGVKIGPYHSLKPLEEIKDEEYEKKMKAYFRCVVGRVSMIKWFGSHCSLGKVEEDVLQSEEAVMKLSGGKGGHTKCEGLEFNDLRIGQRYIWQEIEDWAKKNTNLMEGITRIMNEGKSCPQDKSAQETQDKHKKEKEERIKKIFGVDSEEHLKELVNNTDNLPKDELVNVLKEVGVDKGTVEILRKISKIWDEKIQKAQEKMAAKAAPAPSAPDEDCKTKDKLCERANCVTKKWFKNRIGGGGGSKQDWCTFWGPNDVGKVLEGLSTAMTHDKTGDDGICKDVGKTDGTQHREANRKACEYIVKGLKHIYNSQKHGTPEQQKNNQQFDRTMGCILLNAYADKLEEEAKKKTPKCDVKNGINHAFNKNEEIKKGTACQKDSNCILCARDPNYKNCTLSVEKNLWEEKSNCQENKENVQKKVEELLEKDSRVKRTLKSICRDCTQKDKTLCQRLECIAHNWFEDRIGPTENKQTWCTFWNTDAKNRLKGISEKMLAGAAAMDSLCKSSDGKTTTLNAAGKKTCQYIFSGLKYIYEVKENTKEKNKKKARNFRLTDQTMYCLFLNAYADLLIEKTKGQVCPILEEEIKDMFNEGNKNRDNWCEEKKNGKGGDCVPCTRDTSYAKCELSVDNDLWDKNSNCQENKDNVEKKVDDLLDTSQKTEPKVKEAVNAINDINKNNNLCDRVKCIYYRWGENRKYNGTYQDWDLFWDADVKNRLNELFEKIVAAKDETIDAHCNSTDEKNTTLNEAQKKACEYIVKGLKHIYKIPKGTDGTDQQKIDDNLIFHRTFSCMLLNIFADEMETKCSANKKADIEKGITHAFQQSDKIKKDISPCKTEGDLCPLCTQDNSYKDCKIQKSDGDTIKKRFDEMLDPKQNMEPKVKQVLKAITDICPKPAATKPPTTSSTERRGRSESSGESEPAKSPPASAPAEPSKDSPTPSVQPGKTGTVDCKGGVVQGGENAALQCLPPDDDTSVQTCIGGNCNLQDDILKKGTFSDTGIAATTNVIDATTITTSGPGAGPTIDQDPGSAKPGQGVVTGSGSQTPSTGTDTQTPSAIPSIPTSASGSPGPEQKGSSGPGSTGTWNPGSSGSGSIGTWNPGSSGTGNSTGNQNTGSPRPGGSGSASASPPGGLPPGKPQGPPQQGGNKPQGPPPPGKPQSPPQTTHGTTASSSEVATTKAAGGGRGDAGATFPVPFPISNPIDHSDLTPYLPTIPTTIGIITMSYLLWKYFFFRGKRRKRHTRAHQVSGRPSLEEHLLDHVEQQDGPHEYTLVKERKPRSVPTGRTKSPKKQGVDHRAGRRGVGHRTIIDIHLEVLDECQKGDLHSTKENFFEILVQEFMGSEFIKEEKFPEEQVSMVDIPKEQVPSSDFGFREEDFVPTEGVPKQRVQCSDSAIRVEEFVPKEKVASSDFGFREKNLVSMELVPSSVSGFGFREEDFVPKEEVPGEQVPCSDSGFREESLCY